Sequence from the Hamadaea flava genome:
CGCCCAGCGCGCGGGCCGCGTCGATCCGGTCGAGGACGGCCTCGTTGACGACGGCCCCGGTGAGCTCGACGGCCTTGGCCGGGTCGGCGGTGATCGCCTCGACGGCACCCTTGATCCCGGCGACCACCTCGTCGAACGACTTCGGCCCAGTCTCGGTCGGGACGCCCCCGGCCGGGATCAGCAGGTTCTGCGGGGTCGTGCACATCTGGCCGCTGTAGAGCGTGAGCGAGAAGGCCAGGTTCCGGCACATCCCGGCGAAGTCGTCGGTGGAGTCCACGATGACCGTGTTGACCCCGGCCTTCTCCGTGTAGACCTGGGCCTGCCGCGCGTTGGCCTCCAGCCATTCCCCGTACGCCGTCGAGCCGGTGAAGTCGATGATCTTCACGGCCGGGTCGAGCGCCAGCTCCGAGGCGATCGGAGCCTCCCGGGTGTCCACCGCGAGCTGCACGACGTCCTCGGGCAGCCCGGCCTCGGCGAGCACCTCGCGCGCGATCTGCACGGTGATCGCCAGCGGCAGCACCGCGCGCGGGTGGGGCTTGACGACGACCGGGTTGCCGGTCACCAGCGAGGCGAAGAAGCCCGGCCACGAGTTCCAGGTCGGGAAGGTGTTGCAGCCGATGACCAGGGCGACCCCGCGCGGGACGACGTGGAAGGTCTTCGTGAAGACTTCGCCCCTCTTCTCCCAGGTCGCGGTCGGCGCCTGCCGCGTCATCTCCACGTACGCGTACGCGATCGCCTCCAGCGCACGGTCGAGCGCGTGCGGCCCACCGGCCTGGAACGCCATCACGAAGGGCTGCCCGGTCGTCGCGTGCACCGCGTTGGCCAGCTCGAACACCCGGCCCTTGAGCCGGTCGAGGATCTCCAGCCCGACCCCCGTACGCGTCTGCGCACCCGCGTCGCGCCAGGCCGGCAGCGCGGCGGACGCGTTCGCGATCAACTCCGCGGCGGGCGTGGTCGCGTACCGGACGTCCAGGTCGATACCGAACGGGGACTTCTCCGGGGCGATCCGTGCTCCTGAGCCGGGCAACGGGAAGTCCTGGCCGAGCAGGGCTTCGAACGCCGCCTTCCCGTCGGGCGCGGCGGCCTCCCCCCAGACCTTGGGGCTCGGCGACTCGGGGTACGCCGACCAGTACACACGCTCGGCGATCGCCCGCTGTGCCCGGTCGAGCAGCTCTTCATGGGTGGCGAAGAAAGACATGCCCTCATCATGCCCGACGCGTGGTCACGGTCACACTTGAACGCGTTCAAGTCGTGGTGCTAGCGTCTGAGTCGTCAAGTTGAACGCGTTCAAAAGACGCGCTCGACCACGTCGTCACCGACTGGAGTTGGGGCAATGGATCCCAAGCTCGGCCTCTACCTGGCCTATCTGGTAGTCACCGTCGCGCTGACCGTCTGGGTCGCCCGGACGCTGTTTCGCAACGGGCAGGTGTTCCTGAAGGACGCGCTCGCTGACGAGGAGCTCGCCGCCAGCGTCAACAAGCTGCTGGTCGTCGGCTTCTACCTGCTCAACCTGGGGTACGTAGCGCTCGCCATGAAGACGACCGAGACCGTCACCGACGCCACCGCCGCCGTCGAGAACCTGGTCACCAAGCTCGGCATCGTGATGCTCGCGCTCGGCGCGATCCACTTCTTCAACGTCTTCGTGCTGACCCGGTTCCGCAAGCGGATCCAGCGCCAGAACCTGGCCCAGCTCGTGCCGCCGCACCTCCCGCCGGGACGGCCGCAGCACCCCGCCGCCACCGCGGCGTACCAGCCGCCGCAAGGACCGCGACCGGCGATGCAGCCGCAAACTCAGCTGCAACCGCCACTGTGAGTCGCGCGTGACTCACTCGATCGGGGGCAGGCGGAGCGTGGCGCGAGCCACGCTCCGCCTGGTTATACGGTGAACGACGTGACCGAACCCAGCCCCGGCGCCACATCCGGCAAGGGCGAGCAGACCCGCCGCCTGATCGTCGAGACCGCGATCCGGCTCTTCGGCGAGAACGGCTACGAGAAGACGACCATGCGGGCCATCGCCTCGGCCGCCGGGCTCTCGGTCGGCAACGCGTACTACTACTTCAGCAGCAAGGAAGCCCTCGTCCAGGAGTTCTACCTCGAACTCCAGCGCGAGCACTCCGCCGCCGTCGAGCCGATCCTGACCGCCGGGGGCGCATTCGGCGACCAGCTGCTCGGCGTACTGGAGTCGGGGATGCGCGTCTGGGGGCCGCACCACGAGTTCGCCGGCAAGTTCATCGGGCTCGCCGCCGTGCCGGGTTCACCGGTCAGCCCGTTCAGCCCGGAGTCCGAGGAGTCCCGGAAGATCTCGCTCGACATCTTCCAGCGACTCGTCGACGGCACGACCACCAAGATGGACCCGGCCCTCCGGGCCGAGCTGCCCGAACTGCTCTGGCTGCTCCAGCTCGGCGTCGTCGTCTACTGGGTGCACGACGAGTCGCCGGACCAGACGAAGACCCACAAGATCATCCAGCGCGGCGTCCTGTACCTGGAACACCTCGTCGGCCTGTCCCGCCTCAAAGTCTTCCGCCCGGTGACCGTGCAAGGCCTCGCCTTGCTCCGCATGCTCCGCTAGGGCGCGGGGGTGCAGGGAGGGGCGGTGAAGCCTGCCGGGGTCGCCACGAAGGCGTGCGACACGTACTTCCCAGGCGCCACGCGATCCCACAGATCCGTCGCGCCCGCCTCACCGGTGATCTGCTCACCGCGTATCTGGCAGGAGATGGGAAGCTGCGCGGCGCCGGCGGCGAACCCCACGACCGCGCCGGTGCGCGACGGCTTGTCGCGGACCAGCAGTGGGGAGCCGTCGGTGGCGACCGAGCCGCGCGGGCCTGGGGTCGTCCACAGGAAGGCCACGCGGACCCAGGCGTTGTCACGCAGCCCGAGGCCGTCGCGGAAGGCGCGGTCCGCGAGGTCGATGCCCGCCGGATTGCTGACGGTACGCCCGAACTCGTCGCGCCCCCGGTTGTAGCCGTCCGCGTACGCCGCCTGCGCGGCCGGCTTGCCCCGAGGCAGGTCCTTCCACATCTGACGGTTCGCGTTCCAGTAGTCGTCCTTGGTGTTCCACGGGCCGACGTCCCAGACCGGAATGAAGACACACCGGGTCGCGGTGCAGACGCGTACGGTGCGATTGCCCTGGTTGCGGCCCGCTAGGCCGAGCCGGGACGGCAGTGCGGCGAAGAGGTCCTCGCTCGCGATGCGGTGTCCGTTCGCGGTCACCTCGCCGATCAGGCCCTCGCGGGTGGCGTACACCCGGGCCTCGAACGGATCGTCCGCCCAGGCCGCCCCGGGCAGACCCATGACCAACGCCACGACCAGCATGACCCCCCGCTTGATCATGGCACCATGATGCCGGGTACGCCCAGCTCAGGGCGTACCCGACACGCTTGATCCGCTCAGAAGTCCTTGCGCCAGTTCTGGAAGGCGTACTGGGGGCGGAAGCCCATCTGCTCGTTGATCGAGATCATGTAGCCGTTCTCCGCCGCGTTGAACGTGTCGATCGCGGTGACCTTCGGGTTCTGCTCCCGGTACCACCGCAGGTTCTCGACCTTGACGAGGGCGCCGAGGCGGTGACCCCGGTGATCGGGATCGACGATGGTGATCTGCTGCCAGCCGTGCCAGTCGCTATCGTCCTCGGCGGAGATCGTCGTCCAGGCGACGACCCGGCCGGTCTCCTCGTGCACCATGCCGGTGTGGAAGCTGGTCCGGCCGCGGGCCATGATCGCCGCCTCCGTCTTGCGTACGCGGTCGGCGTCGACGTTCATCGGCTCCCAGCCGGTGTCGCCCATCGGCGCGTCGGCGAGCAGCCGCCCGTCCAGGTACGCGATGTCGTGGACGATGTCGTCGGGAGTCGGGTCGTTCCACCGGATCAGGCGATAACCGTCGGCCTTGGCGCGCGCGTGGGCGAGCATCTCGTCGAGGACGGACTCGTCGCCGTCCGACAGCTGGAGGACCCGGTTGACCTCGGGCAACGCGTCGCGATATCCCATCGCGCGGGCGAATGCCGGGCCGTCTTCGTCCGGAGCGACCAGGTTCAGCTCGGGCAGGGTCCAGGCGGAGTGGCTGTTGACCGTCTTCTTGCCCAGTTCGCGCGCCCGATCCTCGGCGAAGGCGAGCAGCTCACGGCCGAAGCCGCGGCGCCGGTGCTCGGGGGAGACGCCGATCTCGAGGCCGGCCTTGTCGAGGTTGTCCTCGGTGTAGTGCTCCACGTCGACGAATCCGACGACCTCGCCGGCCGCCAGCGCGACGTAGTTCTCGTGGACGTTGCCTGGCCAGGGATGCTCGAACATGCGCTCCAGGCGCTTTCGCGTCGGTGGCGGGAACGCGGGCGTTTCATGTTTATGCAAAGCCGTCGCGGCGATGACGTAGTTGTCGAGTGACTCGGGATCGCCGGGGGTCACGGGGGTGATCTGCAGACTCATGCCCCCAGCGTCGCCCACGACGGGCGCGGCCGCACCCGGTTTTCACCGTTCACGCCGGACGCTGGGACGGACGCTGGATCAGGGTTCCCGCTCGAATCTTGCCCCAAGATTCGACCCAGAATCCTGATCCAGCGCTCAAAGACAGAGCTGGAGGACAGCGCTCGAAGAGAGTGCTCAAGGAGCCGTCAGAGGAGGCCGGCTTCCTTGGCCGCCTTGAGCGACGGCTTGACCCGGTAGGTCGGGCCGACCTGCTCGGCGACGGCGTCGATGGTCTTCAGACCCTCGCCGGTGTTGAACACGACGGTCTCCTTGGCCGGGTCGAGGCGACCGGTCTTGACGAGCTTGACGAGGCAGGCCGTGGTCACGCCGCCGGCCGTCTCGGCGAACACGCCGGTGGTTCGGGCCAGCAGCTGGATGCCAGCGCGGATCTCCTCGTCGTCGGCGTACTCCATCCAGCCGCCCGTGCGGCGCACCGACTCCAGGGCGTACGGGCCGGCGGCGGGGTCGCCGATGTTCAGGGACTTCGCGATGCCGGTCGGCTTCTGCGGCTGGATCTCGTCGGTGTCGTTGTGCAGCGCCAGCGCGATCGGGTTGCACCCGGCCGACTGCGCGCCGAAGACCGTCCAGCCCTCGGCGGGCGCCTCGACCAGCCCGATCTCGACCAGCTCCTCGAACGCCTTGTCGATCTTGGTCAGCAGCTCGCCGGAGGCCATCGGGATGACCACCTGCGCCGGGATCCGCCAGCCGAGCTGCTCGGCGACCTCATAGCCCAGCGTCTTCGAGCCCTCGGCGTAGAACGGCCGGACGTTGACGTTGACGAACGCGGTGTCCTCGAACTCGTCGGTCTCGACCAGCTCCGAGCAGAGCCGGTTGACGTCGTCGTAGGAGCCCTCGATCGCGACCAGGTCACCGCCGTAGACCGCCGTCGTCACGATCTTGCCGGGCTCCAGGTCGTGCGGCACGAACACCACCGACGGGACACCGGCGCGGGCGGCGTGCGCGGCGACCGAGTTCGCGAGGTTGCCAGTC
This genomic interval carries:
- a CDS encoding TetR/AcrR family transcriptional regulator; translated protein: MTEPSPGATSGKGEQTRRLIVETAIRLFGENGYEKTTMRAIASAAGLSVGNAYYYFSSKEALVQEFYLELQREHSAAVEPILTAGGAFGDQLLGVLESGMRVWGPHHEFAGKFIGLAAVPGSPVSPFSPESEESRKISLDIFQRLVDGTTTKMDPALRAELPELLWLLQLGVVVYWVHDESPDQTKTHKIIQRGVLYLEHLVGLSRLKVFRPVTVQGLALLRMLR
- a CDS encoding GNAT family N-acetyltransferase — translated: MSLQITPVTPGDPESLDNYVIAATALHKHETPAFPPPTRKRLERMFEHPWPGNVHENYVALAAGEVVGFVDVEHYTEDNLDKAGLEIGVSPEHRRRGFGRELLAFAEDRARELGKKTVNSHSAWTLPELNLVAPDEDGPAFARAMGYRDALPEVNRVLQLSDGDESVLDEMLAHARAKADGYRLIRWNDPTPDDIVHDIAYLDGRLLADAPMGDTGWEPMNVDADRVRKTEAAIMARGRTSFHTGMVHEETGRVVAWTTISAEDDSDWHGWQQITIVDPDHRGHRLGALVKVENLRWYREQNPKVTAIDTFNAAENGYMISINEQMGFRPQYAFQNWRKDF
- the paaN gene encoding phenylacetic acid degradation protein PaaN, with protein sequence MSFFATHEELLDRAQRAIAERVYWSAYPESPSPKVWGEAAAPDGKAAFEALLGQDFPLPGSGARIAPEKSPFGIDLDVRYATTPAAELIANASAALPAWRDAGAQTRTGVGLEILDRLKGRVFELANAVHATTGQPFVMAFQAGGPHALDRALEAIAYAYVEMTRQAPTATWEKRGEVFTKTFHVVPRGVALVIGCNTFPTWNSWPGFFASLVTGNPVVVKPHPRAVLPLAITVQIAREVLAEAGLPEDVVQLAVDTREAPIASELALDPAVKIIDFTGSTAYGEWLEANARQAQVYTEKAGVNTVIVDSTDDFAGMCRNLAFSLTLYSGQMCTTPQNLLIPAGGVPTETGPKSFDEVVAGIKGAVEAITADPAKAVELTGAVVNEAVLDRIDAARALGDVVLDSRPLDHPAYAEATVRTPMIVSVKDGYDTECFGPVAFAIATASTEDSLTIFRKTVGAKGAITAAVYSTSEAVLDEVELAAQEVGVHLSENLTGGVFVNQSAAFSDFHASGANAAANASLTDGAYVAGRFRIVQSRRPAPAA
- the thrC gene encoding threonine synthase: MTVLGTASPARNLVCRACGATYPLAAQHACFECFGPLEVAYDIEALKQVTREQIEAGPNNIWRYAGLLPAGQDEAARVTLNPGLTPLVRADLLAAELGITGGLWIKDDSANPTHSFKDRVVSVALSAAKALGFQRYACASTGNLANSVAAHAARAGVPSVVFVPHDLEPGKIVTTAVYGGDLVAIEGSYDDVNRLCSELVETDEFEDTAFVNVNVRPFYAEGSKTLGYEVAEQLGWRIPAQVVIPMASGELLTKIDKAFEELVEIGLVEAPAEGWTVFGAQSAGCNPIALALHNDTDEIQPQKPTGIAKSLNIGDPAAGPYALESVRRTGGWMEYADDEEIRAGIQLLARTTGVFAETAGGVTTACLVKLVKTGRLDPAKETVVFNTGEGLKTIDAVAEQVGPTYRVKPSLKAAKEAGLL